In Sphingobacterium sp. SYP-B4668, the sequence ACCTGCAGCAAGGGGAAAGAACACCAGAAAACCGCCAGCGACAAATTCATTTGGCACAATTAAATCGCCATTTATATCTATGGCAAAGCAAGCTGTTTTTGTGAAGAACCTGTTGATTAATATATAGATATCTACATTGGTATTTCTTATTGAAAGAAAGTCTTTCGGTTCGGACTTGATTCTTTTTGCTTTTTCTCGCACTACATTACCCATAGTATCGATTAGTTTGAAATGGATTTTCCTTTTGCTTTTTAATTCCAATGAAACTTTATAGAGGTATTGTAGGCTATCCCGTTTATAATAACCGGGCTCAATGAAATTCCATAAACAATCGCCATTGTACCGTGAACTAATTTTTAGATCGGTATTTACAAGGTTTTCTATTTTCTGGGGAAAATTCTCAAAGACATAAACTTGCTTTGATGCTATTTTAGTAGTGTTGTATTGGTCAGCTGTTCCTATCAAATATTTCGGAGATATAGAACCACAGGAACTATATAAAAACATAAATAAGATTGAAAATATTCCAATATACGTGGAAGGTATAGTTCTATTATCATCTTTTGTTTTTCCCATAACAATTTATTTTATTGATAAGTTCTTTGCACAAAGTAAACGTAAAAAAGATTATCGACATGCTTATTTTTTGAAACAATAAACCATATGAAACTACTATTCGGAGTATGTATTCTAAAGAGAATCGAATGTTATAAGTAATTTCATCGTGAGATATACAAATTTACAGCATATAAAAACAAAAAATTATTCTAATTTACTAATAAACAGAGGTTTATTATCTGCAGTCGATTGCCTCCTCTACGATCTTACTACTATCTGATATTCTCATGATCCAATGATTTCTATTGTACAAACGTAATTTCCAGATCTAAATCTACATAAATCCAACTTCACAGAAAGAGCTTCCTCATCCGCTTAGTTTTTTATAGCAGAAATATAGTAAAAATTATCAAGGTAAGAAGGGATGTTTATTTTAACAGATCCCAATACCTTGCTGCGACCTAGCGATAGCAGCAAGTAGTAGAGAAGAAAGCCAGTAAGCTCCCATAAGGAGTAGGAGGCGTCAAACTGACTTAAACAGAATGTTCCAGAAAAGGTCTGTTCCTTTTTTTAGCTATATTTGATATAACAGCAGATACGTAGTACGGAAATATTTAAATATTTTTATGTCATTATTTGGTATATTGACTATTGCTTAAGCATTGATTACGTTAGTTTGGAAGCATTGACATGTAAAAAGCAGTTTTAATCATACAACTAATAGTCATGAATACCATTTTAGTCCCTACCGATTTTTCGGAAAATTCTAAAGGAGGAATACGGTTCGCCATTAGCATGGCATCTCTGGCAGAGATGAAGTTGTTGTTTATCCATGTTGCACCGATCATGTATAGTCGAGATACTTCTACTGAGCACCGACATTTGGGAGTCAGCACTGATGAGTTGACTTCGCGGATGCGTGATTTCATTGACAGTTGTTATCGCGAGATCAATATTAAGCCCCATCAATATGACGTTGTGGTTTTAGAAGGGATAAAAGCCGATTTGATGATTTTGGATTTTTGCAAGATGCATACCGATATCGCCTATATTTCGATAAGTACAAGAGGTGCGAGTGGTCTCGACAAGATTTTAGGCACCAACACAGGCAATATAGCTACAAAGTCCGTTATCCCAGTTTTAGTCATCCCCCATGATTATTTACCAGCCCCTATACACTTACTGCTCTACGCGTCCGATTTTCAAGATTCTTTTGATGAAATGGATCGTGTCAGTCCGTTTGCTAGGCTTTTCGATGCCCGTATTGAAATGCTTTATATTGACAATACAGCAGATGATCCCCAGCGTATAACATTTTCTGAAGTTTTCAATTACCCCGTGCATTTCCGCTCCGTTAGGAAAGACATTTTTAAGCCTTTTATTGAGCAACTGTTAGCGGAAGTTAGGATTGTGCGGCCGGATATACTGGTTTTATTCACGGACCAACATCGTTCATTTCTTGATCGGCTATTTAATCCAGTTTTGGCAGAGGAGCTAGCTTTCCGACCACCTGTGCCTACATTGATATTTGGGAAGGGGAAGCGGGACTAACGTTTACCAAAGTTATTTTAACTTGCTTGAGGTAAAGACTTATCAGTTCCAGGAAATTCCGATAGGTATGCTATTGTCCGCATTAAATATCCAATGAGGATATATACAAGGTGAGGTATCTGTGACCTGGCTGTTCCTCAATCCGAAAAATAGTGTTAACTTACACATATAACCAGTAATTACGATATGGGCTATCATATTCCTAATGATTTAAAGGGGCTCAATACAACAGAGGTTCAACAGTCTG encodes:
- a CDS encoding universal stress protein, yielding MNTILVPTDFSENSKGGIRFAISMASLAEMKLLFIHVAPIMYSRDTSTEHRHLGVSTDELTSRMRDFIDSCYREINIKPHQYDVVVLEGIKADLMILDFCKMHTDIAYISISTRGASGLDKILGTNTGNIATKSVIPVLVIPHDYLPAPIHLLLYASDFQDSFDEMDRVSPFARLFDARIEMLYIDNTADDPQRITFSEVFNYPVHFRSVRKDIFKPFIEQLLAEVRIVRPDILVLFTDQHRSFLDRLFNPVLAEELAFRPPVPTLIFGKGKRD